The following are from one region of the Geoalkalibacter subterraneus genome:
- the dapB gene encoding 4-hydroxy-tetrahydrodipicolinate reductase yields the protein MIKIAVTGAAGRMGGRIITAVQEADQLELAGAAERSGHDMVGQDAGLVAGCGQLGVAITDDLEKALAEADVLIDFTFPDVTLKNLEVCARLGKKMVIGSTGFTPEQRKQVEQHAAKIPVVLAPNMSVGVNACFKLLKEAASILGDGFDVEIVELHHNKKKDAPSGTAVRMGEVVAESLGRDYNECAVFHREGMTGERTHDEIGMQTVRGGDIVGEHTVYFIGMGERIEITHRAMSRDMFARGSARAAQWLDDKSPGLYDMQDVLGLK from the coding sequence ATGATTAAAATTGCTGTCACCGGCGCCGCCGGCCGTATGGGCGGGCGCATTATTACGGCAGTGCAGGAAGCCGATCAGCTTGAGCTGGCCGGCGCAGCCGAGCGCTCAGGTCATGACATGGTCGGGCAGGACGCCGGTCTGGTCGCAGGCTGCGGGCAACTCGGCGTCGCCATTACCGACGATCTGGAGAAAGCCCTGGCTGAGGCCGATGTGCTGATCGACTTCACCTTCCCCGATGTGACCCTCAAAAACCTGGAAGTCTGCGCTCGGCTCGGCAAGAAGATGGTCATCGGCTCCACCGGGTTTACTCCCGAGCAACGCAAGCAGGTGGAGCAGCACGCCGCGAAGATTCCGGTGGTGCTGGCCCCCAACATGAGCGTCGGCGTCAACGCCTGCTTCAAGCTGCTCAAGGAAGCCGCCTCCATTCTCGGCGACGGTTTTGACGTGGAAATCGTCGAACTGCACCACAACAAGAAAAAAGACGCCCCCAGCGGCACCGCGGTGCGCATGGGCGAGGTGGTCGCCGAATCCCTTGGCCGCGACTACAACGAATGCGCTGTCTTTCACCGCGAGGGAATGACCGGCGAGCGCACCCATGATGAGATCGGCATGCAGACCGTACGCGGCGGCGACATCGTCGGCGAACACACCGTCTATTTCATCGGCATGGGCGAACGCATCGAAATCACCCACCGCGCTATGAGCCGCGACATGTTTGCACGGGGATCGGCCCGTGCCGCCCAGTGGCTCGACGACAAGAGCCCCGGCCTTTACGACATGCAGGATGTGCTGGGGTTGAAATAA
- the dapA gene encoding 4-hydroxy-tetrahydrodipicolinate synthase — protein MIKGSMVAIVTPFKDDGSFDEETYRSLIDFQIENGTDAIVPCGTTGESATIDFQEHARVIEVCIDQVAKRVPVIAGTGANSTSEAIELSRSAEKLGADGLLLVCPYYNKPSQEGIYRHYKTLAEVVSLPQVLYNVPGRTGINIAADTTVRLAEISNIVAIKEASGNLTQVSEILARAGDKIEVLSGDDFLTFPMMACGAKGVISVTANVAPKAVKDMVVAVQENRWEDARKMHLDLLELHSTMFIDANPVPVKTTLSLMGKSGATLRLPLCEMSADKLETLKGVLKKYKLI, from the coding sequence ATGATCAAAGGATCCATGGTTGCCATCGTCACCCCTTTCAAGGACGACGGCAGTTTTGACGAAGAGACATATCGCAGCCTGATCGACTTTCAGATCGAAAACGGCACAGACGCCATCGTGCCCTGCGGCACGACCGGCGAATCAGCTACCATCGATTTTCAAGAGCACGCCCGCGTTATCGAGGTGTGCATCGACCAGGTCGCCAAGCGCGTGCCGGTCATTGCCGGCACCGGGGCCAACTCCACCAGCGAAGCGATTGAGCTGTCGCGCAGCGCCGAGAAGCTTGGCGCCGACGGCCTGCTGCTGGTCTGCCCTTACTACAACAAGCCCTCCCAGGAGGGGATTTACCGCCACTACAAGACACTGGCCGAAGTGGTCTCCCTGCCCCAGGTCCTCTACAACGTACCGGGACGCACAGGCATCAACATCGCTGCCGACACAACGGTGCGACTGGCTGAAATTTCCAACATCGTTGCGATCAAGGAAGCTTCCGGCAACCTGACCCAAGTCAGCGAAATCCTGGCCCGCGCCGGCGACAAGATCGAGGTGCTCTCCGGCGACGACTTCCTGACCTTCCCCATGATGGCCTGCGGCGCCAAAGGGGTGATCTCGGTCACCGCCAACGTCGCTCCCAAGGCCGTCAAGGACATGGTCGTGGCGGTTCAGGAGAACCGCTGGGAGGATGCCCGCAAGATGCATCTCGACCTGCTTGAGCTGCACAGCACCATGTTCATCGACGCCAACCCGGTGCCGGTGAAAACGACCCTGTCGCTGATGGGCAAAAGCGGCGCTACCCTGCGCCTGCCCTTGTGCGAAATGAGCGCCGACAAGCTCGAAACGCTCAAGGGCGTGCTGAAGAAGTACAAGCTTATTTAA
- the lysA gene encoding diaminopimelate decarboxylase, with amino-acid sequence MHYFQYKGNELYAEDIPIADIVAAVGSPVFIYSQATFERHYKAFDEAFGQAPHTICYSVKANSNLAILKLIAGLGGGVDIVSGGELFRALEAGVDPKKIVYSGVGKRDDEIEYALRSDILMFNVESEQEIDRINEIAGQVGKKAGIALRVNPNVDPQTHPYITTGLKKAKFGITMEDAVAEYKRAAQMSNLEILGIDCHIGSQLTNVEPFVDSIKKLKELISQLGELGIELKYLDLGGGLGIQYDAEDPPLPADYGAAIQSETKDLGLHLIFEPGRNIAGNAGILAAKCLFTKERDDKHFIIIDAGMNDLARPALYGSFHGVQPVVKDQDGMVAADIVGPICETGDFLVKERQVPMFKQGDLMAFMSAGAYGFTMSSNYNSRPRAAEVLVNGNRFAVIRERETVEDLIRGESVPDWM; translated from the coding sequence ATGCACTACTTTCAGTACAAGGGCAATGAACTTTATGCCGAAGACATTCCGATCGCCGACATCGTCGCGGCTGTCGGCAGTCCGGTTTTCATTTATTCGCAGGCCACTTTCGAGCGTCACTACAAAGCGTTCGACGAAGCCTTCGGTCAAGCGCCGCATACTATCTGCTATTCGGTCAAGGCCAACTCCAACCTGGCAATCCTCAAACTGATTGCCGGCCTCGGCGGCGGTGTCGACATCGTCTCCGGCGGCGAGCTTTTTCGCGCCCTGGAAGCTGGCGTCGATCCTAAGAAAATCGTCTATTCCGGCGTCGGCAAGCGCGACGATGAAATCGAATATGCCCTGCGCAGCGACATTCTGATGTTCAACGTCGAGTCGGAGCAGGAGATCGACCGCATCAACGAAATCGCCGGACAGGTGGGCAAAAAGGCCGGCATCGCGCTACGGGTCAATCCCAACGTTGATCCCCAGACCCACCCCTATATCACCACCGGCCTGAAAAAGGCCAAGTTCGGCATCACCATGGAAGATGCAGTTGCCGAATACAAGCGCGCCGCGCAGATGTCCAATCTTGAAATTCTCGGCATCGACTGCCATATCGGCAGCCAATTGACCAACGTCGAGCCTTTTGTCGATTCTATTAAAAAGCTCAAGGAACTCATCTCGCAGCTTGGCGAGTTGGGGATCGAGCTGAAATATCTGGACCTCGGCGGCGGCCTCGGCATTCAGTACGACGCTGAAGATCCGCCGCTGCCTGCAGACTACGGTGCCGCCATCCAGTCCGAAACCAAGGACCTGGGCCTGCACCTGATCTTCGAGCCGGGCCGCAACATCGCCGGCAACGCCGGCATCCTGGCCGCCAAGTGCCTTTTCACCAAAGAGCGCGACGACAAGCATTTCATCATCATCGACGCCGGCATGAACGACCTGGCCCGCCCCGCCCTTTACGGCTCTTTCCACGGCGTACAGCCGGTGGTTAAGGACCAGGACGGCATGGTGGCCGCGGACATCGTCGGTCCCATCTGTGAAACCGGCGATTTCCTGGTCAAGGAGCGCCAGGTGCCCATGTTCAAACAGGGCGACCTGATGGCGTTCATGTCAGCGGGAGCCTACGGCTTCACCATGAGCAGCAATTACAACAGCCGCCCCCGTGCGGCCGAGGTTCTGGTCAACGGCAACCGCTTCGCGGTGATTCGCGAGCGCGAAACCGTCGAGGACCTGATCCGGGGCGAATCGGTACCCGACTGGATGTGA
- the argH gene encoding argininosuccinate lyase, protein MSEKPWAGRFTQPTDQFVEEFTASIDFDKRLYRYDIQGSIAHARMLAKQQIITEEDATTIIAGLEAILKDIEAGEFEFKVSLEDIHMNIEARLIERVGPVGGKLHTARSRNDQVALDIRLYLRDELRQIRQYLDCLQEALLGQAEKNLGVIMPGYTHLQTAQPVLFSHHMMAYYEMFCRDAGRLDDLARRVNIMPLGAGALAGTTFPIDREYVAEQLGFDGVTRNSLDSVSDRDFALEFCAAGSILMMHLSRLSEELILWSSADFNFIELTDAFCTGSSIMPQKKNPDVPELVRGKSGRVYGNLMSLLTLMKSLPLAYNKDMQEDKEPLFDTIDTVKGSLKIFADMIAQMGVKAEPMRIAAARGFSTATDVADYVVRKGLPFRQAHEVVGKTVRYCIEHKKEIEELTLEEFRIFSDLIGEDIYDYVTLDASVNARRATGGTAREAVEREIQRARKARNEQ, encoded by the coding sequence ATGAGCGAAAAACCCTGGGCGGGGCGCTTCACCCAGCCGACCGACCAATTTGTTGAAGAATTCACCGCCTCCATCGATTTCGATAAACGGCTGTACCGCTACGACATTCAGGGCTCCATCGCCCACGCGCGCATGCTGGCGAAGCAGCAGATTATCACCGAAGAGGATGCCACCACGATCATTGCCGGGCTGGAAGCCATTCTCAAGGATATCGAGGCGGGAGAGTTTGAATTCAAGGTCAGCCTCGAAGACATCCACATGAACATCGAGGCACGGCTCATCGAGCGCGTCGGCCCGGTTGGGGGCAAGCTGCATACTGCCCGCTCGCGCAACGACCAGGTTGCCCTCGACATCCGCCTCTACCTGCGCGACGAACTGCGTCAGATTCGTCAGTACCTCGACTGCCTGCAGGAAGCCCTGCTCGGCCAGGCGGAGAAAAACCTTGGCGTCATCATGCCGGGATACACCCATCTGCAGACCGCCCAGCCGGTACTGTTTTCCCACCACATGATGGCCTATTACGAGATGTTCTGCCGCGACGCCGGACGTCTGGATGATCTGGCTCGTCGGGTCAACATCATGCCGCTGGGGGCTGGCGCGCTGGCCGGCACCACGTTCCCCATCGACCGGGAATATGTCGCCGAACAGCTTGGTTTCGACGGTGTGACGCGCAACAGCCTCGATTCCGTCTCCGACCGGGACTTCGCCCTGGAGTTCTGCGCTGCCGGCTCGATCCTGATGATGCACCTCTCGCGCCTGTCGGAGGAATTGATCCTGTGGTCTTCGGCGGATTTCAACTTCATCGAACTGACCGACGCCTTCTGCACCGGAAGCTCGATCATGCCGCAGAAGAAAAACCCGGATGTGCCTGAACTGGTGCGCGGCAAAAGCGGCCGGGTGTACGGCAACCTGATGTCACTGCTGACCCTGATGAAGTCGCTGCCCCTGGCCTACAACAAGGACATGCAGGAGGACAAGGAGCCGCTGTTCGATACCATCGACACCGTCAAGGGCAGCCTCAAGATCTTTGCCGACATGATCGCGCAGATGGGGGTCAAGGCCGAGCCGATGCGCATCGCCGCCGCACGCGGCTTTTCCACCGCCACCGACGTCGCCGATTACGTCGTGCGCAAAGGGCTGCCTTTCCGCCAGGCCCATGAGGTGGTCGGCAAGACGGTGCGCTACTGCATCGAACATAAAAAGGAAATTGAGGAGCTGACGCTGGAGGAATTCCGCATTTTCTCCGACCTGATCGGAGAGGATATTTACGATTACGTCACGCTGGATGCTTCGGTCAATGCCCGCCGGGCCACCGGTGGCACCGCGCGCGAAGCGGTTGAACGTGAAATCCAGCGAGCTCGCAAGGCACGCAATGAGCAGTAA